A stretch of the Papaver somniferum cultivar HN1 chromosome 6, ASM357369v1, whole genome shotgun sequence genome encodes the following:
- the LOC113287779 gene encoding G-type lectin S-receptor-like serine/threonine-protein kinase At2g19130 has product MNNQRKNPLLLLCFLFLSFKPHVTVFAADKISLGGSLTGDETITSKGENFVLGFFSPGKSQNHYIGIWYKKVSVQTVVWVANRDKPVRDPSTSKLTLLGNGDLVIINQTDKTPSWSTKSASNTLTATEAVLRDDGNLVLRDGSNPSVVIWQSFDYPTDTWLPGGKLGLNKKTNQSQLLTSWRNEENPAPGIFNLELDGTSQYLIKWNRSIQVWTSGVWNEQAKTFVLVPEMTSNYIYNFSYISNVNENYFTYNLYNTSIISRFVMDVSGQIKQFTWSFTSKRWNLFWSQPKQLCDVYGICGPFGNCNQDTLKCDCLPGFVQQFPADWNLQDSTGGCVRNTSLQCGNKDGFSPISTSNLPDNSQSRQVNSEEECKSACERKCSCNAYAYKDSGCQLWDGVMLNVKQQSDGTAGNLYLRRAASEVQTPVAEDKRKKKSFKVAVVGAIAGVAAFLVLGLVLVLIFRSRRSVGKSKAVDGTLVAFAYRELQSATKNFSQKLGGGGFGSVFKGTLSDSTAIAVKKLEGISQGEKQFRSEVSTIGTIQHVNLVRLRGFCSEGAKRLLVYDFMPKGSLDANLFHQNDPVVLDWETRYQIALGIARGLAYLHEKCRDCIIHCDIKPENILLDAECCPKVADFGLAKLVGRDFSRVLTTMRGTRGYLAPEWISGVAITPKADVYSYGMMLFEIISGKRNAEHGFNDEKIRFFPTWAATKMHEGEDIISLLDNRLEGNADIQELTRAYRVACWCIQDDEAHRPSMGLVVQILEGVSEVNAPPIPRSLHVLVDNQDNVFFFSESSNGNSHARSNTTSSTSSQAKSTISPTSSKS; this is encoded by the coding sequence ATGAATAATCAAAGAAAGAATCCATTGCTTCTTCTCTGTTTTCTCTTCTTATCTTTCAAACCCCATGTTACAGTTTTTGCAGCTGATAAAATCTCTTTAGGTGGTTCTCTAACTGGAGATGAAACTATTACATCAAAAGGTGAAAATTTTGTGTTGGGTTTCTTCAGTCCAGGTAAGTCTCAGAATCATTACATTGGTATATGGTACAAAAAAGTCTCAGTTCAAACTGTTGTTTGGGTTGCTAATAGAGATAAACCTGTTCGTGATCCCTCTACTTCAAAATTAACACTTTTAGGAAATGGCGATTTGGTTATTATTAATCAAACTGATAAAACGCCCAGTTGGTCTACTAAGTCAGCTTCAAATACTCTGACTGCAACTGAAGCAGTTCTTCGAGATGATGGAAATCTTGTTTTAAGAGATGGGTCTAATCCATCTGTTGTCATTTGGCAGAGTTTTGATTATCCAACTGATACTTGGTTAcctggtggaaaacttggattgAATAAGAAAACTAATCAATCTCAGTTACTAACATCATGGAGAAATGAAGAGAATCCAGCTCCAGGAATATTCAACCTAGAATTAGACGGGACAAGCCAGTATTTGATAAAATGGAATAGGTCCATACAAGTTTGGACAAGTGGGGTATGGAATGAACAAGCAAAAACATTTGTTTTAGTTCCTGAGATGACATCAAATTATATTTACAATTTTAGTTATATCTCAAATGTGAATGAGAATTACTTTACTTATAATCTTTATAACACTTCGATTATTTCGAGATTTGTAATGGATGTTTCGGGCCAAATAAAGCAATTTACCTGGTCATTTACATCGAAAAGGTGGAATTTGTTTTGGTCTCAACCGAAACAATTATGCGATGTTTATGGTATCTGTGGACCTTTTGGCAACTGTAACCAGGATACTCTGAAGTGTGACTGCTTGCCGGGCTTTGTTCAGCAATTTCCCGCAGATTGGAATCTCCAGGATTCAACCGGTGGGTGTGTTAGGAATACGTCTTTGCAATGTGGAAATAAAGATGGTTTTTCGCCAATCTCAACCTCGAATTTGCCTGATAATTCTCAGTCTCGACAAGTCAATAGTGAGGAAGAATGCAAATCAGCTTGTGAGAGAAAGTGTTCTTGCAATGCTTATGCATACAAGGATTCAGGGTGTCAGTTATGGGATGGAGTTATGTTAAATGTCAAACAACAATCGGATGGAACAGCAGGAAACCTCTATCTCAGACGTGCAGCATCTGAAGTTCAAACTCCCGTGGCTGAAGataagagaaagaagaaatcatTTAAAGTTGCTGTTGTGGGTGCAATTGCAGGGGTCGCAGCATTTTTGGTACTTGGTCTTGTACTAGTGTTAATATTTAGATCGAGAAGATCAGTTGGAAAATCAAAGGCAGTCGACGGTACATTGGTGGCATTTGCATACAGGGAATTGCAGAGTGCAACAAAGAACTTCTCACAGAAGTTAGGTGGTGGTGGCTTCGGCTCTGTCTTCAAAGGGACATTATCTGACTCTACTGCTATAGCCGTGAAAAAACTTGAAGGTATAAGTCAAGGAGAGAAGCAATTCAGGTCAGAGGTGAGTACTATCGGTACAATTCAGCATGTAAATCTCGTTCGCTTACGTGGGTTTTGCTCAGAAGGAGCTAAAAGGTTACTGGTCTATGATTTCATGCCGAAGGGATCTTTGGATGCTAATCTGTTTCATCAAAATGACCCTGTGGTTTTAGATTGGGAAACTAGATATCAAATAGCACTCGGAATTGCAAGAGGATTGGCTTATCTCCATGAAAAATGCAGAGATTGCATCATTCACTGTGATATCAAGCCTGAAAATATCCTCTTGGATGCTGAATGCTGTCCTAAGGTGGCAGATTTTGGTCTGGCCAAGCTTGTGGGTCGGGATTTTAGCCGAGTCCTAACCACCATGAGAGGAACCAGAGGGTATCTTGCACCGGAATGGATTTCAGGAGTGGCCATCACTCCTAAAGCTGACGTCTATAGCTATGGTATGATGCTGTTTGAAATTATCTCTGGAAAGAGAAACGCAGAGCATGGCTTTAATGACGAGAAAATTAGATTTTTCCCTACCTGGGCAGCGACCAAAATGCATGAAGGGGAAGATATCATTAGCCTACTGGACAACAGGTTGGAAGGTAATGCAGACATTCAAGAGCTCACTAGGGCTTATAGAGTTGCTTGTTGGTGCATTCAAGATGACGAAGCTCATAGGCCTTCCATGGGTCTGGTAGTTCAGATACTTGAAGGGGTTTCGGAGGTGAATGCACCTCCAATCCCAAGGTCTCTCCATGTTCTTGTGGATAACCAGGATAATGTGTTTTTCTTCTCAGAGTCCTCAAACGGAAATTCACATGCACGAAGCAACACGACATCATCAACGTCTTCTCAGGCCAAGAGCACCATTTCACCAACGAGTTCGAAGTCTTGA